In Brettanomyces bruxellensis chromosome 8, complete sequence, a genomic segment contains:
- a CDS encoding uncharacterized protein (BUSCO:EOG09260AEC), whose protein sequence is MLKSTNSNGVSVYQVSGTNVARSLPDWIARKRKKALRYDVDYQNRVELIQDFEFSEASNKIRVTNDGQYVMATGTYKPQIHVYEFSNLAIKFSRHTDAENVDFTLLSDDWTKSIHLQNDRSLEFQIKGERYYKTRIPKYGRCLAYNDVSCDLYVGASSDEVFRLNLERGRFMRPFTIESNGGVNSIDINKLHGLVSMGLDDGTVEFWDPRAKQRVIKAVINDGSGAKGEITCVKFRRDALSFACGTSNGVSLLYDLRNSKPLITKDQGYGFGIKDIIWLDNTGAEVNNDLILTSDKKIAKIWNRNTGKPFAAMEPSVDINDVEYVPNSGMFFMATESIPMHTYYIPALGPAPKWCSFLDNITEELEEKPSDTVYSNYRFITRDDVKKLNIEQLVGTRLMKAYMHGYFINTELYDKVKLIANPTALEDEREREVKKRIEKERESRTRTAGAVTDTKIKVNKSIVGHLEKKFGSNVAENVVNDERFKEMFEDPAFQVDESNLDYQQINSGTALGGLKPLTAAEESDEERLEEEKNDEMSLDEQDEEGNEDEEENEEDSEDEKAKMEAEEARKEKIRKRLLKREHERKLEEERKRKYLSHLKTLGGVTELDKGLAENKKKNLSFAEQVAIQRKKNQKEKMKKKNVRIHKAPSGAAEITFIPRGKSKKTRSSDENLQGKKKQIYEGRRRASKNTFRGM, encoded by the coding sequence ATGTTAAAGTCAACAAACTCAAACGGTGTGTCCGTATATCAGGTTTCTGGTACGAATGTAGCCAGATCACTTCCTGATTGGATAGCacggaaaagaaagaaagcacTTAGATATGATGTGGATTATCAAAACAGGGTGGAGTTAATTCAAGATTTCGAGTTTAGCGAGGCATCAAACAAAATCAGGGTGACGAATGATGGTCAGTATGTAATGGCAACAGGTACATACAAACCACAAATACACGTTTATGAATTTTCTAATTTAGCCATCAAGTTTTCCAGGCATACAGATGCAGAAAACGTCGATTTTACGTTATTGAGTGATGACTGGACAAAATCAATACATCTTCAGAATGACAGATCATTAGAGTTTCAGATAAAAGGTGAGAGATATTACAAGACAAGAATTCCGAAATATGGTCGATGCCTTGCCTACAATGATGTTTCATGCGATTTGTACGTCGGAGCCTCCAGTGATGAAGTTTTCAGATTGAATTTAGAAAGGGGAAGATTTATGAGGCCATTTACAATTGAAAGTAACGGGGGAGTCAACAGTATTGATATTAATAAACTCCACGGTCTTGTTAGCATGGGTTTAGATGATGGTACAGTTGAATTTTGGGACCCTAGAGCCAAGCAGAGAGTGATAAAGGCAGTCATAAATGATGGAAGTGGAGCAAAAGGAGAGATAACTTGCGTTAAATTCAGAAGAGATGCTTTAAGTTTTGCATGCGGTACATCGAATGGTGTGTCTTTGCTATATGATCTTCGTAACTCTAAACCATTAATAACAAAAGATCAAGGTTATGGATTTGGAATCAAGGACATTATCTGGTTGGACAACACTGGAGCGGAGGTCAATAACGACTTGATATTGACATCTGATAAGAAGATTGCGAAGATATGGAATAGAAATACCGGAAAGCCATTTGCAGCAATGGAACCGAGTGTCGACATTAATGATGTGGAATATGTTCCAAACTCAGGCATGTTCTTTATGGCAACCGAATCGATTCCTATGCATACATATTACATACCAGCACTTGGACCTGCACCTAAATGGTGCTCGTTTCTTGACAATATTACTGAGGAATTGGAGGAGAAGCCTTCTGATACTGTTTACTCCAACTACAGGTTCATTACTAGAGATGAtgttaagaaattgaatataGAACAACTTGTTGGAACAAGATTAATGAAAGCTTATATGCATGGTTACTTTATCAATACCGAGCTTTATGATAAGGTGAAGTTGATTGCAAACCCAACCGCACTTGAAGACGAAAGAGAAAGGGAGGTTAAGAAACGgattgagaaagaaagagaatcGAGAACAAGAACTGCTGGAGCAGTTACTGACACAAAGATTAAAGTTAATAAAAGTATTGTGGGTCActtggaaaagaagtttgGCTCCAATGTTGCAGAGAATGTTGTGAATGATGAACGTTTCAAAGAAATGTTCGAAGACCCTGCATTCCAGGTTGACGAATCTAACTTGGATTATCAGCAGATTAATTCCGGTACTGCTTTGGGTGGCTTGAAACCTTTAACCGCTGCTGAGGAATCTGATGAAGAGAGActtgaggaagaaaagaatgacGAGATGTCATTGGACGagcaagatgaagaaggaaatgaggatgaagaagaaaatgaagaagattcCGAAGATGAAAAGGCGAAGATGGAAGCTGAAGAGGCacggaaagaaaagataagaaagcGGCTATTAAAGAGAGAGCACGAGAGAAAACtagaggaagaaagaaagaggaagtaCTTGTCTCATCTTAAGACTCTAGGAGGAGTGACTGAATTGGATAAAGGATTGGccgaaaacaaaaagaaaaatctcTCGTTTGCAGAACAGGTGGCAatacaaagaaagaagaaccaaaaagaaaaaatgaagaagaaaaacgtCAGAATACATAAAGCTCCTTCTGGCGCTGCAGAGATTACTTTTATTCCTCGTGGTAAATCGAAAAAGACACGGTCGAGTGATGAAAACCTAcagggaaagaagaaacagatttatgaaggaagaagaagagccAGCAAAAATACGTTTAGGGGAATGTAG
- a CDS encoding uncharacterized protein (BUSCO:EOG09260T4S): MPSSQMMVRLQPFGISFDQSLESLIKGIRERSKDSEKLAAFLDDSIKECKDDLKDADLEKKSMVILKLAYLEMYGYDMSWCSFNILEVLSSPKFQHKRIGYLAAVQILQRQNNDDALMLMTNQLKKDLNSSNSIECSLAISGIASVVSTELAHDIGGDLVRLLNHSKPFIRKRAVLALYKIFLKYPDSLPMLFDQVVDKLDDPDTSVVSATVNVICELAHANPKNYVSLTPRLFGLMKDTNNNWMVIRLLKLFSSLSLVEPRLKKKLLPEIVHLMCTTDALSLVYECINAILNGNMLDEDDVKVTELIVNKLLGFFKSDDQNLKYVCLLAFIKTCRIHKELIRKHSKILLSCLYDNDLTIRETSLEIVNYLVSEDNIVTVIARLLVQLIPYDEQQARLDDMNDLLVDDYHEEGEKETDKLDEVEEVNYPYKTQKAVDISPKYKLRVVEKIIEICSMKSYQNIPNFDWYLGVLKDVIRLNTDSKIPVIDAMISEQLIDMSIRVPSIRAALVETCINLCFGAEMSEDDIIKFNKGLKGCIWIIGEYYTDYLQGSIDEGQDSDDDDSTKEQNDTQLKATIPQIVDRLASQKFITKLDNFDEGNLTILAYIESACKLFGKYCTLLGKFWSREDFDTVLKLCNALIKWLAQFCLSTNFEVQERAVSFTEIMKLLQDAIVQAMKELKESQTAEAPNIIVSGYTQMFEISAIKPISNALQQRIEQPLDLDLTTSIDENAMSTFISELHNIQEDDVKITRENDSFDAEMYEGQPDLHQENSSESDYNDDTHIQENSKQEIDRRKKEREEMMKEDPYYITSGKGKKDITNGNNNTMDTQDSIHTEQSIRKHKTRKPRKVKKKKVLILDEEGGNDETALSVPSTERKSSVKKKQNRFLVDSSGLRNIDLQSSDKISGDGTGNNTGEYKVDDAELAEVAELRKKLAETSLDQANKDNNMLLSINTAADTVQVTRKKPKKKKKKKKESNSHKRKSHKNVASIV, translated from the coding sequence ATGCCTTCTTCACAGATGATGGTTCGGCTACAACCATTTGGTATAAGCTTTGATCAGAGCTTAGAGAGTCTCATTAAAGGAATTCGAGAAAGAAGTAAAGATTCAGAGAAATTGGCAGCATTTTTGGATGACTCAATCAAAGAATGCAAAGATGATTTGAAGGATGCAGATCTTGAGAAGAAATCAATGGTGATATTGAAGCTAGCGTATTTGGAAATGTACGGCTATGACATGAGCTGGTGCTCTTTCAACATTCTTGAAGTTTTATCTTCTCCAAAATTTCAGCACAAGAGAATCGGTTATTTAGCGGCTGTTCAGATTTTGCAAAGGCAAAACAATGATGATGCTTTAATGCTTATGACCAATCAATTAAAAAAGGATCTAAACTCATCAAATTCAATCGAATGCAGTCTTGCCATTAGTGGGATAGCATCTGTGGTTAGCACGGAATTAGCTCATGATATTGGTGGAGATCTAGTTCGATTATTAAACCATTCTAAACCTTTTATTCGGAAACGGGCGGTGCTAGCATTATACAAGATATTTCTTAAATATCCAGATTCATTGCCAATGCTGTTTGATCAAGTAGTTGACAAATTGGACGACCCCGATACTTCCGTGGTTTCGGCCACCGTTAATGTGATTTGCGAATTGGCACACGCTAATCCTAAAAATTATGTCAGCCTCACACCACGGCTGTTTGGACTTATGAAAGATACGAACAACAATTGGATGGTAATCAGGTTGTTAAAACTATTTTCATCTCTATCATTGGTTGAACCAAGGCTGAAGAAAAAACTTCTTCCGGAAATTGTTCATCTCATGTGCACAACAGATGCACTTTCCCTTGTCTATGAATGTATTAATGCAATTTTAAATGGCAACATGcttgatgaggatgacgTTAAAGTGACTGAACTCATTGTTAACAAACTTTTAggctttttcaaaagtgaTGACCAGAACCTAAAATACGTGTGCCTTTTGGCTTTCATAAAAACATGCAGAATCCACAAAGAGTTGATAAGGAAACATTCGAAAATCCTCCTCTCATGCCTTTATGACAATGATCTTACAATAAGAGAAACTTCTTTAGAGATCGTAAACTATTTAGTTTCGGAAGACAACATTGTCACAGTTATCGCAAGACTTCTAGTTCAGTTAATACCATACGATGAACAACAAGCCAGACTCGACGATATGAATGATTTACTTGTCGACGATTATCatgaagaaggtgaaaaagaaacggACAAACTTGATGAGGTAGAGGAGGTGAATTATCCATACAAAACGCAGAAGGCGGTGGACATTTCTCCAAAATACAAGCTTCGGGTCGTCGAAAAGATAATTGAGATCTGTTCTATGAAGAGCTATCAAAACATTCCAAATTTCGACTGGTACTTGGGAGTATTGAAGGATGTGATCAGATTAAATACTGATTCTAAAATCCCAGTTATAGATGCTATGATTTCTGAACAACTGATAGACATGAGTATACGTGTTCCTAGCATAAGAGCGGCATTGGTTGAAACATGCATTAACTTGTGCTTCGGGGCTGAGATGagtgaagatgatataaTAAAGTTTAACAAAGGCTTGAAGGGATGCATCTGGATTATTGGGGAGTACTACACAGACTATTTACAAGGAAGTATTGACGAGGGTCAGGATTCAGATGACGATGATTCAACAAAGGAACAAAATGATACACAATTAAAAGCAACAATTCCACAGATAGTTGACCGCTTAGCTTCGCAGAAATTTATTACAAAACTAGACAACTTTGATGAGGGGAATCTTACAATATTGGCATACATCGAATCAGCTTGCAAACTTTTTGGTAAGTATTGTACCTTGTTGGGAAAGTTTTGGTCACGAGAGGATTTTGATACAGTTTTAAAGTTGTGCAATGCATTGATAAAGTGGCTAGCACAATTTTGCTTGAGCACAAATTTTGAGGTTCAAGAGAGGGCGGTTTCATTCACTGAAATTATGAAATTACTACAAGATGCAATAGTACAAGCCATGAAGGAATTAAAGGAGTCGCAGACTGCCGAGGCTCCAAATATAATTGTGAGTGGATATACTCAGATGTTCGAAATTTCAGCGATTAAACCAATATCAAATGCTTTACAGCAAAGGATAGAACAACCATTGGACCTGGATCTCACAACTTCGATCGATGAAAATGCCATGTCAACATTCATTTCTGAACTTCATAATATACAAGAGGATGACGTGAAGATCACAAGAGAAAATGATTCTTTTGACGCCGAAATGTATGAAGGGCAGCCAGATTTGCATCAGGAAAATTCCAGTGAATCAGATTATAATGATGATACTCACATACAAGAGAACAGCaaacaagaaattgatCGTAGAAAGAAGGAGCGCGAGGAAATGATGAAGGAAGATCCTTATTATATTACATCCGgtaaaggaaagaaagacaTTACAAATGGTAATAACAATACAATGGATACCCAAGATAGTATACATACAGAGCAAAGTATCAGAAAACACAAGACAAGAAAGCCAAGaaaggtgaagaaaaagaaggtgcTGATTTTGGATGAGGAAGGAGGAAATGATGAAACGGCACTTTCAGTTCCTTCGACGGAGAGAAAGAGCTCcgtgaaaaagaaacaaaatagATTCTTAGTGGATTCATCCGGTCTCAGAAACATTGATCTCCAATCATCTGATAAGATATCTGGTGACGGTACTGGTAATAACACAGGTGAATACAAAGTGGACGATGCCGAACTAGCGGAAGTTGCGGAACTTAGAAAGAAGTTAGCAGAGACTTCATTGGATCAAGCAAACAAGGACAATAATATGCTATTAAGCATAAATACTGCAGCCGATACGGTGCAGGTGACCCGaaagaagccaaagaagaagaagaagaagaagaaagagagcaACAGTCACAAAAGGAAGAGCCATAAGAATGTGGCCTCAATTGTATAG
- the ADE1_1 gene encoding Bifunctional purine biosynthetic protein ade1 (BUSCO:EOG09260LS9), with protein sequence MCLASTNLDGILPLVARGKVRDLYKVDENSLLFVATDRISAYDVIMNNGVADKGKILTQLSIFWFDFLKNDIENQLIASDDAEILKRLPAKLSEPKYSKQIAGRSLLVKNLNMIPLEVIVRGYITGSAWKEYKKNGTVHGLPAPEGLRESDPFPHPIFTPSTKAELGKHDENISPEKAGELIGKDLAERVGKVAVKLYSKARDYAKTRGIILADTKFEFALSDNGDIILADEVLTPDSSRFWSAKDYKPGQAQKSYDKQFLRDWLTANKLNGKKDVTMPEDIVKKTSDKYIEAFEDLTGKKWQS encoded by the coding sequence ATGTGTCTCGCATCAACAAATCTCGATGGTATTCTTCCTCTAGTTGCTAGAGGTAAAGTGAGAGATCTTTACAAGGTTGATGAGAACTCACTTTTATTTGTTGCCACAGACAGAATTTCCGCATATGATGTGATTATGAACAATGGTGTTGCGGATAAGGGCAAGATCTTGACTCAGCTATCTATTTTTTGGTTTGATTTCTTGAAGAATGACATTGAAAACCAATTGATTGCTTCGGATGATGCCGAGATCTTGAAGAGACTTCCAGCAAAGCTCTCAGAACCAAAATACAGCAAGCAGATTGCAGGAAGGAGTTTGCTTGTCAAGAATCTCAACATGATTCCACTTGAAGTTATTGTCAGAGGATACATTACTGGAAGTGCCTGGAAGgagtacaaaaaaaatggaaccGTTCATGGTTTGCCTGCTCCAGAAGGTCTCAGGGAGTCTGATCCATTCCCACATCCAATTTTCACACCATCTACCAAAGCTGAATTGGGAAAACATGACGAAAACATATCTCCGGAAAAGGCAGGTGAATTAATTGGTAAAGATCTTGCTGAAAGGGTTGGAAAAGTTGCTGTCAAACTCTACTCCAAGGCTAGAGACTACGCCAAAACAAGGGGTATAATTCTTGCCGACACCAAGTTCGAATTTGCTCTTTCCGACAACGGTGACATTATTCTTGCCGATGAGGTTCTTACTCCAGACTCATCCAGATTTTGGAGTGCCAAAGATTACAAACCAGGTCAGGCTCAAAAGTCATACGATAAACAATTTTTGAGAGATTGGCTTACCGCTAACAAGTTgaatggaaagaaagacGTGACAATGCCAGAAGATATTGTGAAAAAGACCTCTGACAAGTACATTGAGGCTTTTGAGGACTTGACTGGCAAGAAATGGCAAAGTTAA
- a CDS encoding uncharacterized protein (BUSCO:EOG092626EQ), translating into MAFRDQFQDLGIIGRGSFGCIRKVRRKSDSRIFVRKEISYMSMNYNEIRQLASEFKILRELHHPNIVEYLNHEDVKEEQMLYIYMEYCDGGDLARLIKKYKAAKEYIPENLIWQIFSQVLLALYRCHNGLDIEPVNSIFTSTPDIEPPEVENLHVVIHRDIKPDNIFLLSDGYTVKLGDFGLAKRLSSANDFAKTYVGTPYYMPPEVIMDRPYDPVCDVWSLGCVMYELCSLKPPFQAKTHLQLQEKIKAGVFAPIPEHYSHRLKMCISACLITDPRERATVNQLLQDSSFKIYRKEWELAQKETRMKQQEKEMELMEKGLKKYERELDDQCREMNLKNEEIRNGYKREFTYVLEIQLNKILSELPSSVRQQLLVKSKENQSPQHRYGSPPSFSGTKLKGPRDLKDYTNHMSRPLGRR; encoded by the coding sequence ATGGCATTCAGGGACCAGTTTCAAGATCTTGGAATCATAGGGCGAGGGTCATTTGGATGTATACGTAAGGTGCGCAGGAAATCCGACTCGAGGATATTTGtaaggaaagaaatttcATATATGTCAATGAATTACAACGAAATACGACAGTTAGCATCGGAATTTAAGATTTTACGGGAATTACATCATCCAAACATAGTGGAGTATCTGAACCATGAGGATGTTAAAGAGGAGCAAATGCTCTATATATACATGGAATATTGTGATGGTGGTGATTTGGCGAGACTTATCAAGAAGTACAAGGCTGCAAAGGAGTACATTCCAGAGAATCTTATTTGGCAAATTTTCAGTCAAGTACTTTTGGCATTATACAGATGTCACAACGGTCTTGACATTGAGCCAGTTAATTCGATATTCACATCGACCCCGGACATAGAGCCTCCTGAGGTGGAAAACTTGCATGTGGTTATTCATAGGGATATAAAGCCGGAcaatatctttcttttgagcGATGGATACACAGTGAAACTTGGCGATTTTGGACTAGCAAAACGCTTGTCATCAGCGAATGATTTCGCAAAGACATATGTCGGAACGCCTTATTATATGCCTCCAGAAGTCATCATGGATCGTCCTTATGATCCAGTCTGTGACGTTTGGTCTCTTGGATGCGTTATGTACGAACTTTGCTCGTTAAAGCCACCATTTCAGGCGAAAACGCACCTTCAACTccaggaaaaaataaaggcaGGTGTATTCGCACCAATTCCGGAGCATTATTCCCACAGACTGAAGATGTGTATAAGTGCATGCCTGATTACAGATCCTCGGGAAAGAGCGACCGTAAATCAGCTGCTTCAAGATTCATCATTCAAGATATATAGAAAGGAGTGGGAGCTTGCACAGAAAGAAACACGCATGAAgcagcaagaaaaagagatggAGCTAATGGAGAAGGGACTCAAAAAATACGAAAGAGAGCTTGATGATCAATGCAGGGAgatgaatttgaagaatgaagaaatacGGAATGGATACAAACGGGAGTTCACTTATGTTCTTGAAATACAACTCAACAAGATTTTGAGTGAACTTCCTTCCTCGGTTAGGCAGCAATTGCTGGTAAAATCAAAGGAAAACCAATCTCCTCAGCATAGATATGGTTCTCCGCCCTCATTTAGTGGTACGAAACTTAAGGGGCCACGTGACTTGAAGGATTACACAAATCACATGTCAAGACCGCTTGGCCGGAGGTAA